From Penicillium digitatum chromosome 5, complete sequence, one genomic window encodes:
- a CDS encoding Rhodanese-like → MSAELPWHAAYPSPRGAAPSISREELLQWIQEGRQAGKDFILVDLRRTDYEGGTIQGSLNLPAQSLYPMIPTLYSLVSNSRVKDVIWYCGSSAGRGTRAGGWFADHLEDHHDTEVKSWVLSGGIKGWVAAGPDYTSWMDGYEASVWIK, encoded by the exons ATGTCAGCCGAGCTTCCATGGCATGCTGCATATCCATCACCAAGGGGCGCGGCACCTTCCATTTCAAGAGAAGAGCTACTGCAGTGGATTCAAGAGGGGAGACAAGCAGGCAAAGACTTTATACTTGTTGACCTACGTCGCACAGACTATGAG GGAGGAACAATCCAAGGGTCATTGAACTTGCCAGCTCAGAGTTTATACCCCATGATTCCTACTTTATATTCGCTCGTATCGAACAGCCGCGTGAAAGATGTGATTTGGTACTGTG GGTCATCTGCTGGTCGAGGCACTCGTGCAGGAGGGTGGTTTGCGGATCACCTCGAAGATCACCATGATACAGAAGTCAAGAGCTGGGTCCTATCGGGTGGCATTAAAGGATGGGTTGCAGCCGGTCCTGACTATACATCCTGGATGGATGGGTACGAGGCCTCTGTCTGGATAAAGTAG